The genome window AATATAATActtttccttccattttatTCATGTCTATCTTTCTGAGCCTGTCCTTTACCGTATAGGTCCAGCCTTCATGCCACCAATCTCAACTCTTTCCTTCCATTTCACTCTCCTCTCATTCGGATTTTGGTGctcaagggaaaaaaaagaacaagaataATAAAGAACAAATTGTACCTTAGTTAAGTTATGGCCACGAAGAAACTCAGTTCTGATTTTATAGAATGTGCTTTTGGTGATGTTTGAATGGCAATATTCATAAGGACTAAATGGCAACCGAATGGGAATATATAACCGCGTCTCTGTGGGATTTAGAGTAGAATGTAACATTCCATCTTGCAGTTCAACCGGTCTAGGCCAAGGCCAGAAAGCAAACGTTATGAAGAAATGTGAAATTAGAGCACTCAAACCCACATATGGATCACACTGACAAACAAAAGCAGCAAGAATTGCCAAATGAATTCCTCCAAGAAACCCATTTAGCTGCAACCAGTACATCATTAGTTGGTATAATCAACAAAATAATCTTATGctaaagaaaagatgaaatcaAGCAGAAGTATACCATAAGAGCAATAGCAAGCACATAGCACTTACATTACCATACACTCCTCGTCTCTTTGCCCAAAATTTGACACATCGTAACATTGACTGGAATTTCTAAAGTACACTAAGCATTAGATTCACATACACTGAAAGTGCACAACATTCCAAGAAAAAATAGTGTTTCCAGATGCcatcaaattaccaaaaaagaaaaaaagaaactaaagtaGTAAGTGCCTTCAAGTCCGGAACAATGCGACAACTCCTTGTGTTTGCGAGCACCCTGGACAAGCTTTTCCAACCAGTTTCATCAATATCTCTCAAAAACACAGGATTTAAAATGTCTAAATTCTACACTCCAAAGGCTAAGGCTAATCAATTTTCCGtgacataatatttaaatgCAAAACAGTAATGCTTAAGGTCACCTCTAGAACAACTAAAACTTTAAGCTGCACAAAGGGAAGATTTATCGAGATTCCATCGAACTCAAAACGCATTAGTAGGACTTTTGCGTCCTTCACATAATGAATCTCAGATACCTCAGGTCTGCtcttaagcatgttatatagaACAATAAAGAAATCATCCTGTATTGTTACAATTACCAATATTTGAAACCATACTAATTCGaaacttcaaataaaataaaaaagaaaatttatgaaGCAATTAAATCTACTTACTACCATAGTGGCAAAGTAAGGACCGACACAAAAAGCATCGATGTCTAACTTTGAACCATGAACTTGATcaataaaatgttacaattCAGTCAGTAAGTAAGCttatttattcttgtttttttcGTGGAAATATAATCCGGGTATCATTCTGCCTAAACTTAAAACTTAATTCCCTCCCAGGTAATCTTAAGGATTCATTATCTCGTATCAACACGTAACAGCTGCCAAGTTCAGTAATGAACAACGCATAAAGCATAGATGTCAGACTTTGAACCATGAACTTGtcaataaaatgttaaaatttagttGGCAAGCTATGttcatttattctatttttttcttttcctagtAATACAATCCAGGTATCATTTTGCCTAAACTTAATTCTCTCCCCCGCCAGGTAATCTTAAGGATGCATTCTCTCGCATCAACACATAACAGCTGTTAAATTCAGTAAGGACTAACCGATAAAGCATCGATGTAGTACTTTGAACCATGAACCTAAtcaataaattgtaaaatttagttGACAAGCTATGTTTATTtattcttctcttttccctgTTAATATAATTTGAGTACCATTTTGCCTAAACCTTATTGCCTCAGGTAATCTCAACAATGCACTCTCTCGTATCAACACATAACTGCTGTTAAAATCAGTAAGGACCAAGATCAATACATAAAGCACCGATGTCGTACTCTGAACCATGAACTTGatcaataaattgttaaatttagttGGCAAGCTACgtttatttattcttttgttttcccTGGTAATACAATTTGAATACCGTTTTTCCAGAACCTACTTCCCTCCCACGTAGTCTCGAGTAAGAACTCTCTGGTATCAACACATAGCAGTTGTCAAAATGAGTAGGACCAACACGTAAAGCATCAATGTTGGACTCTAAACCAAGAACCTGATcatcaatttgataaatttagttGGCAAGCTATATTTATTTACCCTTTTCTCTATAATCTTAACTAAGTAATCTCTCGTATTGACCTGGCGCGTTTAACATTTCACTCCTAAATCGCCTGTATCAAACCCAGGTTCATTTACAATTTTACTCCTAGACAAATTCTGTGGGTGGCAAGCTATGCATATATAGAAAGCTACAACTTAACTTTGAAAGGAAATTAAAGGAGCTAACCCCAAGGCCATAAGAGCCATATGTTAATAAGGTAGCACTACTAGCAGCTATGTCTTGTTTAGGAAGCCGACGTTGCCAAGCTACTCGCTTAACCCACGCACAATCTGCAAAAAACCATGATTTTCAgccataaaagattaataaaaatgattaaaacaatcaaatgaaaGGATTAAAGGGCTTGTTTAAGTTTTCCAATGACAGTTTTCCTATTCTCTTCTTCTGGAGATGGCACCAGTCCTTCATTCaccattaacttaaaaattccaccaacaaaaaataatttaatggaaaaaggaataaagataataacaaaaata of Gossypium raimondii isolate GPD5lz chromosome 3, ASM2569854v1, whole genome shotgun sequence contains these proteins:
- the LOC105796922 gene encoding nuclear poly(A) polymerase 3-like; this translates as MTIRDCPCLANALYPDPINPTKMSNYIFKDVVREIRPINTHPSFHFDCAWVKRVAWQRRLPKQDIAASSATLLTYGSYGLGVLGLESNIDALRVGPTHFDNCYVLIPESSYSRLRGREVGSGKTSTTSVLYVLILVLTDFNSSYVLIRESALLRLPEVHGSKYYIDALSDDFFIVLYNMLKSRPEVSEIHYVKDAKVLLMRFEFDGISINLPFVQLKVLVVLELNGFLGGIHLAILAAFVCQCDPYVGLSALISHFFITFAFWPWPRPVELQDGMLHSTLNPTETRLYIPIRLPFSPYEYCHSNITKSTFYKIRTEFLRGHNLTKDLLKFDFDWHNVLEPFPYTKKYVRFLKIFLLASNQDEFGDWVGWIKSCFRCLLIKLEEVQGLCDPNPVEYIDVNIVDPHVIFYWGLQAGKTNAIDIKSVKDVFWKNISTGYQGPFGK